The Malus domestica chromosome 10, GDT2T_hap1 nucleotide sequence TGGTGGGATAGATAGAATCAGTTGAATGGTTATACCCCTAGTAGTGgtgtattctttttattatcACCGGATTGATTATCTTATGTGATTTATATGCAGGAAAAGAAAATGGAGCTGTACAGAGCAATTGTCAAGATGGAGCAAGAAGATGATGCCGATGGCACCCTTCAGGTACCTTTGCACAGCCATGCTGTTTAAAAAATACCTTTGCTCAACTTGTCTAAGATTAATCCCAACTGAAATTTTCAGGATCGTGTTGATCGCATCCAattaaaccctaaaaaatacctTTGCTCAACTTGTCTAAGATTAATCCCAACTGAAATTTTCAGGATCGTGTTGATCGCATCCAATTGGATCGCGTTGGCTTGTGAAAACTCTCAATGAGCGCTGCAAGAAGGACGGATTACGCAGAAAGCTAACAACATTAGCTGAGCTTCCCTGTGATAAGTTGATCTCTTTCCTTAGCTAATTTATTAGGAATCTAAgaatcctatatatatattgataagaGTACTTCCATTAGCTTATTAGTTATCAAACTATGTGACGGATttttgataggattaaaagcacaccacaaagtagcacacaaatgtcctattgattttccttattaacactaagatttttcaattgtagcatatgaaaataagggtctttccccagaagattgttttatctaactacttaaaatgtcacaaaaactagttgctgtccctactgaccagccaccgaaaaataattattagactgacttacgtttatctaaagtctacgaaattttatatgaaaacactatacacacagagctacactcacacaaatttttgggatttttggagttgatttgcgatttaaattaaattgaacaaaaacaggacagaaaacaaatttaaatagttcacaaattaagaaaaacgagttaggggaattgctatccaccaccaaataatcatgtaaacatgttatgtttcattcaaattccttgtATTtcaggatgaagatgctcaagttggctcaatgttagaactcaacctattactcttttcttatgtagtatgttaagagaatgacgttttcaacttaacttagtccttAACATGCAATCGAGAATGgcatgttcatagatttaacaagtagaaatcattaagaacgaaaagagtttgagtcatcataaggcatcgtaagtactgacgttgtcttacttatcctagaaattggttcacatgttaatcgcaattaacaagtactactaaAGAACATATGTaagtcctcattcgacaagggtaGGCACatacatattcatagcattagaatcctagatatacttgctaagtatgcatccatagaaaacaaataaagaattcatcaatgagacaagtagtgaaccaaatttcatccattcaaagtaattcaaacaaaatgtcataacaaacttgcaatcatattagGGGCTTCAAagcagcccctaactactaaaaatttagttacacgcaatccttaagttaaaacaaaagatagacatgagtttgagaagatagaaccgaAAGAAATCGACCGAGGCCTCCtcctctctttccttccttccccaacgctgcttttaaaccaattcttggtgcatcattttcttctccttaactcacccactaatagccatttagtgatgacaataagtgaggaaattgtaaaataattgtaactctttgggtagcctttatgccaattactcccacttaattctcatctttttttccatttcctctgatatttgaataggtatcagctgacttgttcttggctgcatcagttttggctgttagatttattgggtttattgctttcattgcagtcttgtcagttacaaactgctcagcctcCTGGGAACCCTTCAGTGTTAAaatggccataacttcttctagacaaatgatattaacaatccgcgaaacgctccagaaaatagacatccgtgaccttccaagcatataaggctcattctctaattcattctgagctgttcgcaacTTAAGTCAGCTGACCTGCACAAGCAGTTTTGGCGAATTTGTTATTgaaaatcccacttgtgctatttttcttttctttgcttgacaaatcttagaaaacacaaaaacaaagtaaatagctcaaaaatataaggaactaactaagacaagacaagtgaatttgatgtaaaatatatataaatatgagcttatcaattTTACAATAgaacacttttttattttttatttattttatatactttGGCTTTGGGTAATCAAATTATTTCAGTTTATGAATAGCATTGCCTTTCAAGAAGGGGAAAGTCATTATATCATCAAAATCCTACACAGAAACTCTTGTTTTCACCGTTGCAATCACTctaatttgttttattatccTTATTTGAATTTTGCGtagagaggtcgcacttggtgcgatggcaagtgccttcgcccatgagcggtaggtctcgggttcgagacttgggagcagcctctccataaaatgggggtaaggctagccgacattcacctcttccagaccctgcgtaaagcgggagccttgtgcactgggtacgaccattTGAATTTTGCGTAGGGTTTCATGAGTgtgtcattttcttttttgttattgttcactacTGCGGTATTTGTACAACATTGCATTTTGTATCTgaagttttattttgttttcatacaGGCTGCCAACCTGGCATCCAAGAAGAAGCTGCTgactgaaattttattttgttttcatagAGGTTGGCTGGCATCCAAGGAGCTGCTGACTGGGATGAGAATTGGGATAAGTTTGAAGACGAAGGTATGCCAAAAATGAGTTTTTGTAGGTCCAGTATTGTCTCTGAGATAATAAATTTCTGGTAgcatttagattttttttttctttccttttaacCTTATGGTAAATGGAGCATGTGATAAAAATGAAAAGGAGTCAGCAAAAAGTGCTCCGAACGGTCCATTTGCCAGCAGTATTGTTGGAAACCCATCTACAGAATTTTCAGATTCTAACTATGGAAGGTCAACAGGCACAGAGGCCTCACCCAAGAATCTCAAAGGTATACTTTTAGATCTGTAGTTTTCTACATATTTAAGATCACCCTGATACCTGCCCAAATTGTTTAAATTCTAAACTTTCATGTGCAGTGATGATCACTGGGGTGCTTATGATCATCGAGGTGCTGGGTCTCTGTTTTCTGGCGACGAGGGTTTCGATGAACCAGCATGGGGGACATTTGACACTAATGATGACGTTGACTTGGTGTGGCGTTTCAATGCAGTTAGTACCACCAAGGTAAGCCGATTTGTACATTCAgtattctttattattttatggaACTCAATTCTTTGACCATGTGTTTATGCTGACCGGATCTTGCTCCATGATTGCTGTTAATGTCACCTAGTTGTTTGTGGCGGTGATCATGTATCGTTTGCTTCAAGAGTAGCCTCAAGTGTCCTAATGCTTGCTGCGTTTAGTTATTAGAGAAGGTTCTGAGAATTTAAGCAATGATAGTTTCTATCTTCACCAAGTTTCCAGTTATGATGGTTTCATCATGTAAATCAGTTAGTAGTACGGGTCTTCCAACCAAAGATGACGAAACCTAGTATCCTGATTTCAGTCTTGGTTCACTGTAGATATAAAAAGAAGGGGTTGTGGAATTGTTCTTGGTGCAATTAATTGCACAATGAAGGGGACTCTGGTTTTGGCGTTAGGTCTTTGGTTAATCAAGATCATTTTTATGTTTACTTTGACAACCGAGGGTGCTGCATTTCACTTGTACATGGGAACCTTTTAAGTAGGCATGGATTCTAGGTTTcagtgtgtttgtaccatacttgaccaattccgaaactaccaagcaccggtcaacgttataccgtcaaagatccataagagtttccctccaaccaggaggctacTCACAGctcaacacgtgtcaacaccaagaggccaatcacaacatgacacgtgtcaaggcCAGAAAAAAGCTAGAaattctcttctataaaaggagataaTTCTCCTAAAATAATctcgaatgtcatttgtactaaatcattcactagtactcactagaggggagcttgaacctatgtacttgtgtaagccctttacaattaataagaactcctctactccgtggacgtagccaatctgggtgaaccacgtacaccttgtgtttgcttccctgtctctatccatttacatatttatccacactagtgaccggagcaatctagcgaatgtcataaacttgacactttctgttataccaaattcctcactgattttgtgcatcaacacaatgAATCCACTTTCTTTTCTAATAGCATGTTGGTTACATAGCACTTTCAAGCTTTCTGTTTTTGCGGTTTTATATTTGTTGTTATTACTTGCATGCTGGATTGTG carries:
- the LOC139187714 gene encoding uncharacterized protein isoform X1 yields the protein MGVRLADIHLFQTLRKAGALCTGGWLASKELLTGMRIGISLKTKESAKSAPNGPFASSIVGNPSTEFSDSNYGRSTGTEASPKNLKVMITGVLMIIEVLGLCFLATRVSMNQHGGHLTLMMTLTWCGVSMQLVPPRIWIRRVIRIPTFLTLGSSASTLSGLGHHKDVAFPRRAALLLSMILFPAHHYQPSIQLLAH
- the LOC139187714 gene encoding uncharacterized protein isoform X2 gives rise to the protein MRIGISLKTKESAKSAPNGPFASSIVGNPSTEFSDSNYGRSTGTEASPKNLKVMITGVLMIIEVLGLCFLATRVSMNQHGGHLTLMMTLTWCGVSMQLVPPRIWIRRVIRIPTFLTLGSSASTLSGLGHHKDVAFPRRAALLLSMILFPAHHYQPSIQLLAH